In Actinoplanes derwentensis, the following proteins share a genomic window:
- a CDS encoding LysR family transcriptional regulator yields the protein MLDVRRLRLLCDLSRLGTIAAVAETHTYTPSAVSQQLSALEREAGTALLERTGRRVTLTGAGRVLVTHAETVLAALERTEAALAAASSGPSGELRIGAFPSAISTLLTPALVTLGERHPALDLMVTEIDPAAVPAALLDRRLDVGLIQDYDVVPQQWDPGLDSVPMLDEAVHLAGTGPGTDLSDHRDANWILATPGTLCHTATLQICRAAGFAPRGRHRVDDFGTVLALVAAGQGVAMVPQLATGRLPAGVTLLPLPTRRRTRVAFRRGAASHPAVAAFLSTLPADRDRKLTRRRLAR from the coding sequence ATGCTCGACGTACGCCGCTTGCGTCTGCTCTGCGACCTGTCCCGCCTCGGCACGATCGCCGCCGTCGCCGAGACCCACACCTACACCCCGTCCGCGGTCTCCCAGCAGTTGTCCGCGCTGGAACGCGAAGCCGGCACCGCGCTGCTGGAACGCACCGGCCGCCGCGTCACCCTGACCGGCGCCGGACGCGTCCTGGTGACACACGCCGAAACCGTGCTGGCCGCGCTGGAACGCACCGAGGCCGCGCTCGCCGCCGCGAGTTCCGGGCCGTCCGGCGAACTGCGGATCGGCGCCTTCCCCAGTGCGATCAGCACCCTGCTCACCCCGGCGCTGGTCACCTTGGGCGAACGACACCCCGCCCTGGACCTGATGGTGACCGAGATCGATCCGGCCGCAGTGCCCGCCGCGCTGCTGGACCGGCGGCTGGACGTCGGACTGATCCAGGACTACGACGTGGTGCCGCAGCAGTGGGATCCGGGGCTGGACAGTGTCCCGATGCTCGACGAGGCGGTCCATCTCGCCGGCACCGGCCCGGGCACCGATCTGTCCGATCACCGCGACGCGAACTGGATCCTGGCCACCCCGGGAACGCTCTGCCACACCGCGACCCTGCAGATCTGCCGGGCGGCCGGGTTCGCCCCGCGCGGCCGGCATCGGGTGGACGACTTCGGAACCGTCCTGGCCCTGGTCGCCGCCGGTCAGGGTGTCGCGATGGTGCCACAGCTCGCGACCGGCCGGCTGCCTGCCGGGGTGACGCTGCTGCCGTTGCCGACCCGCCGACGTACCAGGGTCGCCTTCCGCCGGGGCGCCGCCAGCCACCCGGCCGTGGCGGCGTTCCTGAGCACACTCCCGGCAGACCGCGACCGGAAGCTGACCAGGAGACGGCTCGCGAGATGA
- a CDS encoding dihydrodipicolinate synthase family protein translates to MALNGILVPLITPFDTDGKVALDALERLAHQVLDDGAAGLVALGTTGEPGSLDPFEQEAVVGVAATVSREHGTPLLVGARPDLAALPGVTAALSTVPAFVRPGEAGVIAHFEALAATMPLVIYHVPHRTGQALSAQTLLRLAGIPGVIGMKYATGVIDDATVALVAGMPDGFALLGGDDALLSPLLAIGAHGGVSASAHVDTRSFVDLATAWHSGDHSRARALGNRLAGLSRALFAEPNPTVIKGVLHEQGRIPTPAVRLPLLAASPESVRHGSGLGGDGGQERGQRW, encoded by the coding sequence ATGGCATTGAACGGAATCCTCGTACCGCTGATCACGCCCTTCGACACCGACGGCAAGGTGGCCCTCGACGCCCTGGAACGTCTGGCCCACCAGGTCCTCGACGACGGCGCGGCCGGCCTCGTCGCGCTGGGCACGACGGGGGAGCCGGGCTCGCTCGACCCGTTCGAGCAGGAGGCGGTGGTCGGCGTGGCCGCGACGGTCAGCCGGGAACACGGCACACCACTGCTGGTCGGAGCCCGCCCCGACCTCGCGGCGTTGCCGGGGGTGACGGCAGCGCTGAGCACGGTTCCGGCGTTCGTCCGGCCGGGTGAGGCCGGGGTGATCGCGCACTTCGAAGCGCTCGCCGCGACCATGCCGCTGGTGATCTATCACGTTCCCCATCGGACCGGGCAGGCCTTGTCGGCACAGACGCTGTTGCGGCTGGCCGGGATCCCCGGGGTGATCGGTATGAAGTATGCGACCGGGGTGATCGACGACGCGACAGTGGCCCTGGTCGCGGGCATGCCGGACGGGTTCGCGCTGCTCGGCGGCGACGACGCGCTCCTCTCGCCGCTGCTCGCGATCGGTGCGCACGGCGGCGTCTCGGCCTCGGCGCACGTGGACACCCGGTCGTTCGTGGACCTCGCCACCGCCTGGCACTCGGGAGATCATTCGCGGGCACGGGCTCTCGGCAACCGGCTCGCCGGGCTGTCCCGGGCACTGTTCGCCGAACCCAACCCCACCGTGATCAAGGGGGTGCTGCACGAGCAGGGCCGGATCCCGACCCCGGCGGTGCGGCTGCCCCTGCTCGCGGCGAGCCCGGAGTCAGTGCGCCACGGCTCGGGCCTGGGCGGTGACGGCGGTCAGGAACGCGGTCAGCGCTGGTGA
- a CDS encoding LysR family transcriptional regulator, giving the protein MDLRRLRFLREFEERGTLGAVAAALGYSPSAVSQQLTVLEKEVGTVLLEKAGRGVRLTDAGRVLARHARILLAAAEAATSDLAALAALGGEIRGTVRAGGLQSAARRLLVPAVARVTAEHPGVRLEVAELELEQALPGLRLGAVDLVISDEYDGHPRPRPDGLRFVPLLSEPSRLVLPSAHPLALAGGPVSLAALRAEAWVSSHEGTGHHAMVVGTCRALGGFDPDLRHHSNDADVQLELVRLTGAVALLPRITLPPPEPALAYREAAESVLGRRLFAVTRDAPPSPALTAFLTAVTAQARAVAH; this is encoded by the coding sequence ATGGATCTGCGGCGGCTGCGTTTCCTGCGGGAGTTCGAGGAGCGGGGCACCCTGGGCGCGGTGGCCGCCGCCCTCGGCTACAGCCCGTCAGCCGTGTCGCAGCAGCTCACCGTGCTGGAGAAAGAGGTCGGGACGGTTCTGCTGGAGAAGGCGGGCCGGGGAGTCCGGCTCACCGACGCCGGGCGGGTGCTGGCCCGGCACGCGCGGATCCTGCTGGCCGCGGCGGAGGCGGCGACCTCCGATCTGGCGGCTCTGGCGGCGCTCGGTGGCGAGATCCGGGGGACGGTCCGCGCGGGTGGTCTCCAGTCGGCGGCCCGGCGGCTGCTGGTCCCGGCGGTGGCACGGGTGACGGCCGAGCATCCGGGTGTTCGCTTGGAGGTCGCCGAACTGGAGCTGGAGCAGGCGTTACCGGGTCTAAGGCTGGGTGCGGTGGACCTGGTGATCAGCGACGAGTACGACGGCCATCCCCGCCCGCGACCGGACGGGCTGCGTTTCGTGCCGCTGCTGTCCGAGCCGTCCCGGCTGGTGCTGCCGTCGGCGCATCCGCTGGCGTTGGCGGGCGGCCCGGTGTCGCTGGCGGCTCTGCGCGCTGAGGCGTGGGTGTCGTCGCACGAGGGCACCGGCCATCACGCGATGGTCGTCGGGACCTGCCGGGCACTCGGTGGGTTCGACCCGGATCTGCGGCACCACTCCAACGACGCCGACGTACAGCTGGAGCTGGTCCGTCTGACCGGCGCCGTCGCCCTCCTGCCCCGGATCACCCTGCCGCCACCCGAACCGGCCCTCGCCTACCGCGAAGCCGCCGAATCGGTGCTGGGCCGCCGCCTGTTCGCGGTGACCCGCGACGCTCCACCGTCACCAGCGCTGACCGCGTTCCTGACCGCCGTCACCGCCCAGGCCCGAGCCGTGGCGCACTGA
- a CDS encoding DMT family transporter, whose protein sequence is MLVPMGPLLCLFSAACFGAMAVFGKYAYQAGVTPPTLLLIRFTLAAVLLGLFLPFATTRPARVPGRVLAIALGLGAIGYATQASLYFAALTVMDASPLALILYTYPLMVTVAAVLLGRDRLTPARGVALIAATGGTLLVLLGSGAASFHPLGVALGIGSALTYTVYILVSDRVVRELPPLLLATLVMAGAAVALAGRSAATGGPDLNFAPAGWLWLACIAVVSTVLAMLTFFAGLRRTGPSTAAILSTFEPVVTAALATLLLGESLSPLQLVGGALVLISAMSLGSAGAAARGAPQPAGGGGSEHQLHPRG, encoded by the coding sequence ATGCTCGTACCCATGGGTCCGTTGCTCTGTCTGTTCTCCGCCGCCTGCTTCGGGGCGATGGCTGTCTTCGGCAAGTACGCCTACCAGGCCGGAGTCACCCCGCCGACCCTGCTGCTGATCCGGTTCACCCTGGCCGCGGTGCTGCTGGGACTGTTCCTGCCGTTCGCCACGACCCGGCCGGCCCGGGTGCCAGGGCGGGTTCTGGCGATCGCACTCGGGCTGGGCGCCATCGGGTACGCCACCCAGGCGAGCCTCTACTTCGCCGCGCTGACAGTGATGGACGCTTCCCCGCTGGCGCTGATCCTCTACACGTATCCGCTGATGGTGACCGTCGCCGCCGTCCTGCTCGGCCGGGATCGCCTGACCCCCGCCCGGGGCGTGGCCCTGATCGCGGCCACCGGCGGAACACTGTTGGTGCTGCTCGGATCCGGCGCCGCGTCGTTCCACCCGCTCGGGGTGGCCCTGGGAATCGGATCGGCGCTCACCTACACGGTGTACATCCTGGTCTCCGACCGGGTGGTGCGGGAACTGCCGCCGCTGCTGCTGGCCACGCTGGTGATGGCCGGTGCGGCGGTGGCCCTGGCCGGCCGGTCGGCGGCGACCGGCGGCCCCGACCTGAACTTCGCCCCGGCCGGCTGGCTGTGGCTGGCGTGCATCGCGGTGGTGTCCACGGTGCTGGCGATGCTGACGTTCTTCGCCGGGCTGCGCCGCACCGGTCCGTCGACGGCGGCCATCCTGTCCACCTTCGAACCGGTGGTCACCGCGGCCCTGGCCACCCTGCTGCTGGGCGAGTCCCTGTCGCCGCTCCAACTGGTGGGCGGTGCCCTGGTGCTGATCTCGGCCATGAGTCTCGGCTCGGCCGGTGCCGCCGCCCGCGGTGCGCCTCAGCCGGCCGGTGGCGGTGGGTCAGAGCACCAGCTTCATCCGCGGGGCTGA
- a CDS encoding GNAT family N-acetyltransferase has product MSRIVNGRLRAATAQDCGDLVRLWGLLFGDVAATTNEPWRQHAAGWFTRLVDDADNARFPVIEVDGAIVATAIGTLELGVPNPYCAKGRTVRLMNVITLAEHRGHGFATTLVLDVLAWARSVAADRVDLSATPAALPLYAKLGFTMTSAPRMKLVL; this is encoded by the coding sequence GCCTGCGGGCTGCTACCGCCCAGGACTGTGGTGACCTGGTCCGGCTCTGGGGGCTGCTGTTCGGCGATGTCGCGGCTACCACGAACGAACCGTGGCGCCAGCACGCGGCTGGGTGGTTCACCCGGCTCGTCGACGACGCGGACAACGCCCGGTTCCCGGTGATCGAAGTCGACGGCGCGATCGTCGCCACCGCGATCGGCACCCTGGAACTCGGCGTGCCGAACCCGTACTGCGCCAAGGGCCGCACCGTCCGCTTGATGAACGTGATCACCCTGGCCGAGCACCGTGGCCACGGCTTCGCGACCACGCTCGTCCTCGACGTGCTGGCCTGGGCCCGCTCGGTCGCCGCCGACCGCGTCGACCTGAGCGCCACCCCGGCGGCCCTGCCGCTCTACGCGAAGCTGGGTTTCACGATGACCTCAGCCCCGCGGATGAAGCTGGTGCTCTGA